From Ignavibacteria bacterium, one genomic window encodes:
- a CDS encoding HDOD domain-containing protein, whose product MPMTHINNIEKFNIKKIDEVAELPTLPNVANEIMNMIDKPYVSAAKLAKLISQDQGMVAKILSLANSPVYGLTQKVSTIELAIVVLGFDTIKELIISLSILNSAQSRNERYFNTNYFGKHSILCGTVARMLANDFGYRVSGEAFIAGLLHDIGISTMQKYLTSEFNLISELRFYQKISQLDAEKIIIGKTHPEIGSHLASKWNFPAQLIESIRFHHSPSEAVLNPTLTALIHLADHISSLVSEPYLLVEESEKLDDSIIETLELPDETYLQGLIRSTIELINSNFKELASMQVN is encoded by the coding sequence ATGCCAATGACTCACATAAATAACATAGAAAAATTCAATATTAAAAAGATTGATGAAGTTGCCGAACTGCCGACTCTTCCTAATGTAGCTAATGAGATCATGAATATGATCGATAAGCCGTATGTCAGTGCAGCAAAACTTGCTAAACTAATCAGCCAAGATCAAGGAATGGTTGCAAAAATTCTTAGTTTAGCTAATTCACCTGTTTATGGCTTAACGCAAAAAGTTTCAACAATTGAGTTGGCAATTGTTGTTCTCGGTTTCGATACGATAAAAGAGCTTATTATTAGTCTTTCTATTTTGAATTCGGCACAATCCCGTAACGAAAGATATTTTAATACAAATTATTTTGGAAAACATTCGATTCTCTGCGGTACGGTTGCCCGAATGTTGGCTAACGATTTTGGTTACAGAGTATCAGGCGAAGCATTTATTGCCGGATTGCTTCACGATATCGGCATATCGACTATGCAAAAATATTTAACTAGTGAATTCAATCTCATATCTGAATTGAGATTCTATCAAAAGATCAGTCAATTAGATGCAGAAAAAATTATAATTGGTAAAACCCATCCTGAAATTGGAAGCCATTTAGCTTCGAAGTGGAATTTTCCGGCACAGTTAATCGAATCAATCAGGTTTCATCATTCTCCAAGTGAAGCAGTTCTTAATCCAACACTTACTGCATTAATTCATCTTGCCGATCATATTTCAAGTTTAGTATCCGAACCATATTTGCTCGTAGAGGAGAGCGAAAAACTTGATGATTCAATAATTGAAACATTAGAACTTCCCGATGAAACCTATCTTCAAGGATTGATAAGAAGTACAATAGAACTTATTAACAGCAATTTCAAAGAATTAGCTTCGATGCAAGTAAACTAA
- a CDS encoding sigma-70 family RNA polymerase sigma factor, with protein sequence MTTAVLWKEYKKTSATSLKTELMKQYSKLVHYVIHRTDLRNAAVLDDRDFFQYGILGLSEAIDRFNPRYGVKFETYAIPRIRGMILDELRKLDFIPRSYKENLKKEIEEENKKRKACEMEEVTLTDYLKEYQKISLTQQVGEDSDTMIEFISNQEDTPAEEIEKEDLKEMILKEINSLPEKQRLILTLYYYEDMNYQEIADVLEISVSRVSQIHSDLMKKFKSRISKLIH encoded by the coding sequence ATGACTACTGCAGTGCTGTGGAAGGAATACAAGAAGACGTCTGCTACTTCTTTAAAAACTGAGTTGATGAAACAATATTCTAAACTTGTCCACTATGTAATTCACAGAACCGATTTAAGAAATGCTGCCGTTCTGGATGATAGAGATTTTTTCCAATATGGAATTCTAGGTTTAAGCGAAGCAATAGATCGCTTCAATCCGAGATATGGTGTAAAGTTCGAAACTTATGCCATCCCAAGAATACGCGGAATGATCCTCGATGAGCTTAGAAAACTTGATTTCATCCCACGTTCATATAAAGAAAATCTAAAAAAAGAAATTGAGGAAGAAAATAAAAAGCGTAAAGCCTGTGAGATGGAAGAAGTAACTTTAACTGACTATTTGAAAGAGTATCAGAAAATCTCTCTAACTCAGCAAGTTGGGGAAGATTCCGATACAATGATCGAATTTATTTCCAATCAAGAAGATACACCCGCTGAAGAGATTGAAAAAGAAGACCTCAAGGAAATGATCCTGAAGGAAATTAATTCACTTCCAGAAAAACAGAGATTGATTCTTACACTTTATTATTATGAAGATATGAACTATCAGGAGATTGCCGATGTACTCGAAATTTCTGTGTCGCGGGTTTCACAGATTCACAGCGATCTGATGAAAAAGTTCAAATCAAGGATTTCAAAACTTATTCACTAA